CGACGGTGGGTTCGACCTCCAGGACCTGGCGCTCCTGGTAACCTTCCGGGAGGTCAAGTGACCTGCCGCCGATGCTTTCCAAAACCACCCCCCCTCATGAAACGACACCTCATCCTTGGAACCGCCGGTCTGGTGATGGCCATCACCGCGGCCTCCGCACAGCAGAAACAGCAGATGCGCGATGCGGCGACCCACGAGCAGCTCGCGGGCGTTCTGAAGCAGCAGCAGGCCAATGATCCGCTCGGCGAGCTGCCACGCCAGGAAGGGAAGGATCCCAGCAAGGAAAACGTCCCCCAGGACCTCATCAGCCGTTCGGACGTCCTTTGTTTCAACGGCATGGCGACCCTGGTGCCCAAGAAGTCGATTCTGGCCCTGCCCGCCCGCTTCGCGGACCGTGTCGGGATCCAGCCCGGAGCCAAGCTGGTGGGCTGGAATGAATTTTATGCCGCGAACCGCGGCTGGCTGACATCCCAGGAGATCACGCTCGCCCAGGCACGCGGAGAGCACCCGTTGGAGGAGGCGCTCAATGAACGTCTGGCGAAGAGCACCAACGTCGTCGTCTCCACCTTGCAGGGCGGTCCGATTTCGAAGCTGCAACCTACCCCCCCAGCCCCCCCAACCAACTGATCTGATGAAAACGAGCTTTTTCCGGATTCTTTCGGCCACAGCTTTCACGGTCGCGTCCCTGTCCGCCCAGACGACCTATACTTACACCAATTTCATCCGGCAGATCCAGATGCCGTCCGGTGTGGAGTGGGAGTTGAGCAACATCAGCGCAAGTGGCGAGCGCCAGTCCGGCCTGTCCGTGGCGAATGACGGCGCGCGTTTCGAGCTGTGGACGGTGAAGTCCAACCCCCTGACCTCCTATCTCCTCGACAGCAAATTCGTGGGTGCCTACATCCCGTCGGCCACGCTGACGATCCGTTCCGAAGACACCTACACCACGATACCCAGAACGCGTGCGGACCGTCCGTTCTGGGTGGATGTGAATGTCACGGGGCTTTCGTCCGATGCCACCGCCCCAGCCGCCGCCAGGAGCGTGACCTTCCTGCAGCATACGCAGTCCTATGGGACCGGCGGTCTGGGACTCAATCTGGACCGGCTGCTCGCCACGTTGCTGTCACAGGTTTCCATCACCGGCAATGGAGAGCGGCGGTTCTCTTTCCAGGTGACGTCCATCGCGGGAGCGGACCGCACCAAGGTGAGGGGGGAGGAGCGTTTCTCCATCTTCTCACTTCCTGATCTGCTTTCACCGGCCTCCCAACTGGCCTCCCAGTACATCCAGATCTGGCCGGTCGCGAACGGCAGCATCTCTGGAATTGCGGAGGGGGAGGTGTTCCGGGCGAAGATCCGGACGCTGACCGTGGCTGCCAACGACCTGTATCCGGACTCCCGGGCGTATCTCCAGATTTACAAGGGGCCGGCCGTTCTTGGTACGGAAGGGATCGTGGTGCCCTCGTCCGTCATGCTGGGGGACGCCAACGTGCCGAAGGATGATGCCCGCCCGGTAGATCTGGACCAATACGTGACTTCAGACGGGACCTGGACGGTGGAGCTGCTCACCTCCACTCCCTTCGGCATCGACCGTCTTGCTAAACTGACCTTCCAGGTGAGCCGCAGCCTGCATGTGAACAGCATGCTGGGAACCATGGAATGAATCACTTTTCCGGTGAAGCGAGAACCTGCCTGATCTCCTCCCTCAGATTGTCGTTGCGGTAGATCAGTGAGAATTTCGATTCACGCTTTTTCCGCAGGAGATCCTCCACCTCCGTGAATGCCAGCAAAATGAACAACCCCTTCACCGGCTCCCGATGAAACGACTGGGTTTTGGTGGCGAACTGGTCGCTGACCGTCCTCTGCTGGAGGTTGTTGGTCAGCTTGCCCTGTTCCGCGGTGACCTGCTTGCGGAGGTCTTCGAACCTTCCTTCCATGATCTGGGGGGAGGCTTCCGGATCGAAGTAATGGACCGTGATTTCGTAAAGCTTGCCCCCGAGGAACCGGCCTTCGACGGAGCCGGCCTGGGTGTCCGGCAGGAAGCCCTTCCGCGGCTGGATTCTGAGCACCCGCAATGCAGGTTGATCCCCCGGGAGAAAAAGATTAACGTCCAGCGAATGTCTCCCCGCCCAGTCAATCAGTTTCTGCGGAGAATCACCCCATTGCAGGCCGAACGGAGGTTCGAGGATCGCCTGGCCGACCGCGGTGCGGGCCGCACACAGCAGGAAGATGAGGATCAGTCCGGAAATCCTGGCGGCACCTGTCACACGCGCACTTTCCGCAATGTCGGCGGTTTCCGCAAGCCGGGATCCCGCCGGGGCTTCGTCCTTGTTGAAGCGACGCTTTCCATGGCGATCCTGACGATCCTGGGACTGGTGTTGCTGAAGCTCTCGCTCAACGTCCTGCATCCCCGGCAATGGGCGCTCCAGCAGACGGTGACGGACGCCTACATGACCTATGAGCGGGCCTACGCGCAGCGGGTGCCCTTTGACACCATCACCTCCAACACGTCTCCCTGGCCCATTTATCCGAACACCACCCAGAGTACGGTCGAACTGGGCCGCCTGCCCGGTGACCGGCCCATCACCGGGACCGTTTACCGCTCGCGCACGGCGGATCCGGGGAACCTTCCGGCGGATGGCGGGACCGGCACCGCTGCCTCCAACCCCGCCGGGATGAAGGTGTGGCGTCTCCAGAGCGTGGTGAGCTACCAGATCGGTGGCCGCCAGTACATCAAATCCCGAACCATCGTCCGCACGCAATGAAACTCCGGCACCGTGCGATGAGGAAGGGGATGACCTTGGTCGAGCTGACCCTCGCCATGGGCGTGGGGATGGCGATCGCCGCCATCGTCCTGCTGCTCGTGAACCAGCAGATCGCCTTTCTGAGGATCCTCGGAGCCCAGAGTTTCCTCAGCGAGGAAGCGCCGATGATCGGCCTTTACGTGGGGAAAATGGCGGGAAAGGCGGACCGCTTCCGGCTCCATGACAATATTTCCGATGCGCTGGCCGGAAGAAATCCCAGGCTGACGGCATCCCCGGTGATGCTGATGAACTTCCGCCAGCCGGATGGAACGATGCGGTCGGCCATCCTCGCCTTCGAGAAAAAGGATGGCAGGGACGAACTCAACTACTACCTGGTACCGGAATCCGCGAGCCCCACCCTTGGAACGCGGCAATGGTCCATCACCCGCAAGGCGGCGAATGTCTCGTTTTTTGTGACCGATGGCATCCTCCGCATGCAGCTCACGGGGCCGGGACAGGAGAGGCTCACTTACTCGGGAACCATGCAGCAATGAAGACGAATCCGAAACACCGCCTCCCGGGGGGCTATGTCGCGTATGTGATGGTGATCTCCACCGCCGCGATCCTCACCTTCATGCTGATCTTCGCCTACAAGCGGGCGCTGCTCTCACAGTCCGTCCAGTCGGACATCCAGCTCAGGATGGACTATGGCGAGAAGGAAGATGTCATCCTGCGTTCCATCGTGGCGATCACGCCGAACCGGGCGATGAGGGCGATGCAGAATGGATCCGCCGCATCGGGCGCGGCGAGGGATTCCCTGCGGTGGCAGAACATTTTCGCGGACGCCGTCATCCAGGCGAACGCAGGCACCTCCATCACCACGGACGGGAAGAAGAACATCGGCCAGACGAACAGCGTTTCGTCGAACGCCGGAGATGGGGCGTTGGGCACCACCAACCTGATGTTCGGCAACGTTCATGGAGCGGCCAGCACCGTGTATGTGACGCCAGGAATCAACCGCACCGCTTCCACCGGCTTTCCGGAGGCGCTCGTCTCCACCGACGGCACGGTGAACACCAATGACCTGGTCTATCCCATCATCGCCAACAACAAGAACTACAGCGGCCTGGCGGCGAAGCAGTACAAGACCCTGCAATACCCTGCGATCAATTTCGGATACGCGAAGCCCGGCGAGAACTTCCTGGCGAAGAGGAACTGGTGGGGGTTCTCGATGGATCTGGCGGACCATGACGATGGGTTGACCTCCGCCGCCCTGTCCCGCAGGCAGTTCGTGCTCTCCATCTACGAGGTGCCGTCCCAACTGGCGATCTCCGCCTCCTCCTTCGTCAATCTGGGGAAATACAAGGACGGGGTGGACTGGAACAACATCGACATCTCGGGGAATGTCTTTGCGGACAGTGCGGTCGTGGAAGCCGGCGTCACACTGCCCGGCCTTTCCACACGGAGCGGTCTGACACTCAGCCGGAATGCGACGGTCGGTGGGCAGAAGTTCGACGGAAATCCTTTCCAGCCGGGAGTTCGCGAACAGTTCGAGGTGGCCAACGGCGGGTATTTCCCGATTTCCATGCCCTCGGAAAGCGGACGCGCGGCGTTCATCCCCATCAACCGTGGGGAGGATTTCTTCGACCGCCATTCGGTGACAAACGATGACGAGACCAATACCCTCTCCACCACCCGATGGAACGAATACAGTTCCGGGGCGAAGCAGTGCGCCATGCGTCTGGATGTCACGAAGGTGACCGCCGGGACCTCCCCGTCACCGACGGAATTCAGGTTCGAGTACTACAAGGGAGGCTCACGGCGCTCCGATCTCTTTCCTCCGATCCAGGGGAATGCCACCTCACTCCCCATCGGTTTCGTCAAGGTGGCCAACCGGAATGAGACCTACACCTTCACCGAGCCCGTGGATGTGGCCTACGGCACCACTTCAAAGCTCTATTTCAAATCGGGTGTCTCCGGTGCCATCACTTTCAGTGATGCCGCCTTCGGATGGTCGGGCAGCGGGACCCGCGTGGGCTACTACCGCCCCCGTGTGCCATTCACCACGGCGGTGGGACCGCAGGGACGGATTTGTGTCTCCGTCTTCCCGGAGCGATTCCCGAAATTCCTCGCGGCGATCGGTGGGGACAACGTGACGGTGAACCATTCCCTGGTGGTCAATTCGGACTACCGTTCGAATGTTCTGGTGAAGAAACCTTCGTTCCCTGCCGCGAGCGGGGATTTCGGCCTCATCCTCAATGAATGCGCGAATCTTTCGTCATTCACGAAGGGTTTCTCCCTGGTGACGAACTACCGGCTCTACATCGGCAGTGATTTCAACACCGTCAGCATCGCGGCTCCCGCGGCTTACAGCGGGACGCTCCCATATTATCCGCCATGTTCCCTGTTCGCTCCGGAGAAGCGGTTCGGCGCGGATTCCTCCCCCTACAGCGTGGGGGTCACCGGGCAGATCGGGTCGCTGGCTGCCAAGGACGGCGATACTCCCGCAAGGCCGCTGGATTCACGTGGCATCAACGACGGTCTGCTCAACCCGGCGAACACCACCATGAACTTGCGTCCGCTCATCGACCCGGCGGATCTCCCGCCGGTGACCATGATGAACTGGCTGGTGGTGATCGAGGAACGCCGCAGGGAGTTCTGGTGATCTTCAGCCGGCGTGGAGGATGCGCCCGCAGTTTTCGCAGGTGGCGCGTTCCGAGGCTGCCTGCACCTTCACCACGGTGGAGGCGATGAGTTTCATCTGGCAGCCGCCGCACCGGCCGCCGTCCAACATGGGGGCGACGGCGAGGCCATCCTTCGTTTTCATCAGCCTCTCGTAGTAGGCGAGCAGGGAACCTTCGATGTCGGCGGCCAGCGGCGCCCGTTCCTCCCGGACTTCATCACGGGTGGCGGTTAGGCGTTCCTTGCGTTCACGGATGCCTTTCAAATCCTCATCGATCAGGCCCTGGGTGTGCTTCCTCGCGGTTTCGGCATCCGTGAGGACTTTCCGCAGCCGGTCCACCTCCTCCATCAGTTCCAGCTCCTGGGTTTCGAGTTCATCAACCTCCTTCTCATACCGGGTGACCTCGTGGCCGAGCGCCTGGAACTCCTCGTTCTTGCGCGTTTCGAACTGCTGGTTCTTGAGGCGGAGGATGCTGGTCCGGCGGGTATTGGCATCCAGCTCGACCTTTTTCACCTTCAGCTCGGCTTCGCGGAGGGCATCGTGGGCTTTCGTGACCGCGGCTTGGTCGGCGGCGAGCTTCGCGTTCGCCCGGGCCTCGTCCTGGGGGAGTTTGTCCAGGTCTTTGGCGAGCGCCAGCAGGCGGCGGTCACGGTCCTGGAGAATCAACAACGAGCGCACTTCATCAAGCATGCCCATGGGTAGCCGCCCGCCGGGCGAGGGGCAAGCCCCGTTCGTGGCTCAAGCCACCGGGGTTCTCCGCGCACGCATGGCATCCCACGCGTAGATGAGGACGGCGGCCCAGATCAGCGCGAAGGAGGCCAGGCGCAGGCTTCCCATCTCCTCCTGATAGAGCAGCCAGCCGATGAGGAACTGGATCGTCGGCCCGATGAACTGGAGGATGCCCAGCGTGGTCAGGCTGATCTTCCGCGCCGCGTAGCCGAAGCACAGCAGCGGTGCGGCGGTGGCCACCCCGGTGGCGGCCACCAGCAGGAACTGGGACGGGGAGGTGCCAAAGGCATCCGCAGGGGTGGAGGAATGGAGGATGAGCCATCCCAGGGCCAGCGGTGCCAGCAAAACTGTCTCCGCGGTGAGTCCTGCCAGCGAGCCGAGAGGGGTGCGCTTGCGGATGACGGCGTAGAGGGAGAACGTCACCGCCAGCGTCACCGCGATCCATGGGAACCTGCCGATGGCCTGCACCTGCAGCAGGACGCCGCAGAAAGCGATGGCGATGGCGGCGAGCTGCCCCCGGTTGTGCCTTTCCCCGAACCAGAGCGCGCCGAACAGCATGTTGAAGAACGGATTCAGATAGTAGCCCAGCGCGCCCTCGATGATGTGGTCGTTCAGCGTGGCCCAGATGTAGAGCAGCCAGTTGGAGGACAGCATGACTCCGGACAGCAGGTGCCAGAAAACGGCGCGTGGGGATCTCAGTCCGGCGGAGAGCGAGCCGGTCTCCCGCCGCAGGCGGAGAATCAGCAGGAGGATCACCAGCGACCAGAGCGTCCGCTGGGCGACGATCGAGATGGGAGGCAGGAAATGCAGCAGCTTCCAGAACACCGGAAGCACACCCCAGAGAAAGAAGGCGGCGATGGCGGCCAGGACTCCGGAGCGGGATGGGTTCACTTCCGCGGAATCTGGCGGCGGCCGGTGCGGAATCCAAGAGGGAATGTGTCCAGGTGGGGAAGGGTGGTACAGTAGCAAATGGTAGGGCTGGCCTGGACTGGGACCGCGGAATTCATTCCGCCCCGTAGAATCCAGCGAAACCAAGCGGAATGAATTCCGCGGTCCCAGCCCGGAAGTATCGGCGCGCCCGGCGGTCGCGGCCTACCGTATTCCAAAGGCCGCCACGCCCCAAGGGTTGCGCTTGGCAACGTCCGGACGGACGGCCAATGTCCACCCATGTCTTCCGAGCGTCTTTCGATCCCCCGTTACGCGATGGCGCTGGCGCATGTCGCCAGCCTTCGGTCGGAGGATCCGTACCGGAAAGTGGGGGCCGCGGCGCTTGATTTCGACAACCGGGTGATCGGAACGGCCTACAACGGCCTGGCTCCGGGGTTCATCGCTCCGGACGGATTCTGGGCGGACCGCGATGCCCGGCAGAAATTCATGCTCCATGCGGAGATCAACCTCTGCAGCCTGTTCAAGCGGGGGGAGGTGAAGCTGGTGGCCACCACCACCATGCCCTGCACCGCCTGCATGCAGACCCTGTGTTCCTATGGAATCAAGGAGATCTATTATCACGAAACCTACCACGTCTCCGATGCTCCGGAAATCGCGCGGATCTACGGGGTGAAGCTGGAACAGATCACGGACTACCCGATGGTGAAATGAATCCCGGCCACAAATCCGCGTCCACCCGGCGCATCATCACGGCTACGGAATAGACTCATTGGAGCGCGGACTTCAGTCCGCCCCGGAGAATCCGGACTTTGCGAAACCAAGCGGACTGAAGTCCGCGCTCCGTTCCGGGAGTGATGACAAGCGGCCCGGCCGGTTGGCGTCGGAGTTTCCTCAGAGCTGGAAGGTATCCTCCGCAGGCGTCTTGCCGATGGAGATCTGGACCTCGCCGTTGGCTGCCAGGTGGGTGAGGCAGTGATAGACGTCCTCCGGATCCGCATCGACTTCCTGAGCGATCGCATCCGCCGTCTTCGCATCCGCGATCAGGCGGCTGCGGACGCGGTTGAGGAGATCGAGGAAGATGCCGGCGGCTTTCTTGCCCGCCTCGACGCCCGGCTGGTGATAGGCGTTGATGTTGACCAGGGAGGCGTAGAAGGAAACCGCGCGCTCGAACAGGGCGATGAGCAGGCCAAGGTAGAACGGGGTGACTTCCGGGATGGAGATGGTGATGGATTTCCGGCCGGACTCATGGAGCGCCTTCCGCGTGCCGCGGAGGAAGCCCTGGAGGTAGTCCGCGCTGGTGGTGCCCGGGTCCACCTCGATGCTGGAACCGTTCCGGCCCTTGCGCACCTCGATGAACACGGCGAAGAAGTTGTTCACGCCGTCCCGGAGCTGCTGCACGTAGGCGTGCTGGTCCGTGGAACCCTTGTTGCCATAGACGGCGATACCCTGGTTGACCACGTTTCCATCCAGATCGTGTTCCTTGCCGAGCGACTCCATGACGAGTTGCTGGAGATACTTCGAAAAGAGGACCAGCGAGTCCTTGTAAGGCAGGACGACCATGTCCTTCTCACCCTTGCCATTGCCCGCGTGGTGCCAGGCGAGGGCGAGGCGGAGCGCGGCGTTCGTGGCGGCGTCCGGCTTGCGCGTCTCCGCATCCATGGCGGCCGCACCGGCCAGGAGGGCGTCGATGTCGATGCCCTGGAGGGCGGCGGGGACGAGGCCCACCGTGGAAAGCACGGAGGTGCGGCCACCGACCCAGTCCTCCATCGGGAAGCGGGCCAGGAAACCGTTCTCGGTGGCGTATTTGTCGAGCTTTGAGCCGGAGCCGGTGATGGCGACGGTGTGTTTGCCGAAGTCGAGCGAGGCGGCGTCGTAGGCGGCCTTTGCCTCCAGCATGCCGTTGCGTGTCTCAGGGGTACCGCCGGATTTGGAAATGACCAGCACCAGGGTCTTGTTGAGGCCGCGCTTGCGGAGCTTGGCGATGACGTTGTCGATGCCCTGCGGATCGGTGTTGTCGAAGAAATGGAGGGGCAGGCGGGAGAACTGTCCGAGCGCATCCGCGACGAGCTGCGGACCCAGAGCGGAACCACCGATGCCGATGAGCAGGATCTGTTCGAAGACGCCGCCGGAAGGTGGTGCCACGGCACCGGTGTGGACGTTCTCCGCGAAGGTCTTCAGGGCGGCGAGCGGTCCGGTGATTTCCGCGCGGAGTTCAGCCGTCGGGGCCAGGGCGGGGGTGCGCAGCCAGTAGTGGCCGACCATGCGCTGCTCATCCGGATTGGCGATGGCACCGCCCTCCAACTCCCGCATGTCCGTGAATGCTTTCGTGATGTTGCCTTCCAGCGAGGCGTCATGGCCCGCCGGGATATCCATCAGGGACAGGTCGAGGGAAAAGGCCAGCTTGGGGTATCGGACGATGCTTTGGTTGTAGGATTGCCAGGACATGGTGTGCGGACGTTTTGTGAAATCAGTAGGTGAGAAGGGCGTGGACGGGGTGGCCGGCGAGCTTTCCGCGCCCTTCCAGAAAGGCCAGTTCGATGACGAAGGAGATGCTGATGATGCGGGCTTCCAGCGTTCCGAGCAACCCGGCCGCGGCCGCGGCGGTGCCTCCGGTGGCCAGCAGATCATCGATGAGGAGAACATTCTCGCCAGGGGAGATGGCGTCCTGATGGAGTTCGATGACGGATTCCCCGTACTCCAGCGCATAGGCGGCCTGGTGGGTCCTCCACGGCAGTTTGCCCTTTTTCCGGATGGGGACGAATCCGGCTTCCAGCCGGTCCGCGACCGCGGCACCGAAGATGAAACCGCGCGCGTCGATCCCGGCCACCTTGTCCACCTTCGCCCCGCCTGCGGTTTCGCACAGCAGGTCGATCGTGCGGCGGAACAGCCGTCCGTCCGCCAGGATGGGGGTGATGTCCTTGAAGATGATGCCCTCCTTGGGGAAGTCGATCACGTCGCGGATGGCTGCGTGAAGCTCTGCGGATGCGGACATGCGGGGAGAGTCCAGATTTAGGCCCCAGGAATCAAGTGAAGAGGGCGAAATGCGATGAAACTGTCTCATGCCGTCCATGGATGCCATCATCAGCGGGAAGCTCCGCGTGGGGGAGCTGGGAGCGCCGGTCTTCAGACCGGCATCTTTTCCGTAGGGAAGCCCATGAAAAACCGGAGCGGACCTGTCAGTTGTCGTCCGCCCCGCCGAATCTCTCACGAGATTCGTTACGTCGCGCTCACTTCGACTGCTCCAACATCCGCAGCAGCGGAGCCTCCGCCCGCTTGCGGATGTCCTCGGGCATTTCCACCCGGGGCTCCAGCTTGTCGAGGCAGTCGCGGAGCTTTTCGAGGGTATTCATCTTCATGTAGCGGCAGTCCGCGCAGGCGCAGCGGTCCGTCGGTCCGGCGATGAGGTTCTTGTCAGGAGCTTCCTTGCGCAGGCGGTGGAGCATGCCGCTCTCCGTCACGACGATGATGTTTTTCACCGGTGCGTTCTTGACGTAGGTGACCATCTTTTCGGTGGAACAAACCTCGTCCGCCAGCAGGCGCACGGCTTGCGTGCACTCCGGGTGGGCGACCACCAGCGCGTCCGGGTACTCCGCCTTGATGCGGTTGATGGAGTCCCGCGTGAATTCGACGTGGACGTAGCAGTTGCCTTTCCAGAGATCCATCTTCCGGCCGGTCTGCTCCATGACCCAGGCACCGAGGTTCTCATCCGGGACGAAAAGGATGGGACGATCCGGCGGAGCCTGGTTGACGATCTTCAGCGCGTTTCCGGAGGTGCAGATCACGTCGCAGAGCGCCTTCACCGCGCCGGAGCAGTTGATGTAGGCGATGACGTAGTAGTTCTTTTCCGCGTTCGCCTTGAGGAATGCCTCAAGCTGCGGGGCGGGGCAGGACTGTTCCAGCGAGCAGCCGGCATCCTTGTCGGGAAGGACGACGATCTTTCCGGGGTTCACGATCTTGGCGGTTTCCGCCATGAAATGCACGCCGCAGAAGACGATGACATCCGCATCCGTCGCCTTCGCGTGATAGGCGAGGCCGAGGGAATCCCCCACGTAGTCCCCCAGGTCCTGGATGTCTCCGGACTGGTAGTTGTGGACGAGGATGACGGCGTTCCGGGCTTTCTTGAGGGCCAGGATTTCCTCCTTCAGGTCGAGGGCGGCGGGCATGCGGGGATTGTAAGCGAGATTTGGGGGAATGAAACCAGCGGCAATATGCGGTTGTCAGGATTTCGGGGACTGGATCATCTCGATGGCGCCGGTGTGCCTGGCCCCTTCCTTGATGACGAGGGAGGCGGTTTTCACCAGTCCCTGGAGATGGGCGCGTTTCGCGAGGGTGATGGGGCCGGTGCAGGAGATCTGGCCGCGGACATTCCCGTCGATGTAGGCGGATGCTGCGGTCACCGGGTTCAGGAACTCGACCCTCGCCCCGCGTTCCACGCGGAGCTGGCGGCAGGACACCTTGCCGAGAATCTTGCCGTGGCTGCGGATCACCAGGTCTCCGGAGCAATCGACCGACCCCGCGAGTTCGCCCAGCACGGTGAGGTGGTGGCACTGGATGGTGATTCCGGAAACCACGCCGGATTTTTCGATCATTACGTCGCCCCGGGTCTGGATCCGCCGGTTCCACGGCTCGGAAATGACGTAGTCGCGCAGGCTGATGTAGGCGCTGCACCGCGGGCACTGGCTGGACTGGGCCTCCGCGACGGCCTTGTGGGTATGGCCGCAACTGAAGCAGGTCACCTCCCGGGGAGGCTTTTGCCGGAAAATGAGGCGGCGGAGCAGGGAAAGCTTCGGAGGAACGGCAGGTTGCGGTTTGAACGGGGTGACCTTCACCTGGGGTTCGCTCGCCGGGACTTCCGGCCGCACTTTGGCGAGGCGGGTGGCGGCCCGGTAGCGCGGAACCGCCTTGCCGTCGATCACCTGGAAATTCCCACGGCAGGACCGGCACTGCGTGGACACGACCATGGCGGGCTCAAGCTGGCGGTGCCCGCAGTCCGGGCACACCAGTTCGATGCGATGGCGCTTGGGCTCATCGGCCATGGTCATTCAGACGGGCAAGGGGCGAGTGGGGCTTTTCAAGCCTTGGTTCCCGCAAGTTCCTCTTGCTTCGGTTCCGCGGCGGGCTTGGACGCGGGAGCGCCTTGGGCCGGGGTGCCGACCGTCGATTTGCCGACGAAAATGGCACCGGCTTCGATGGAAAGGGTCTTCGCCTTGATGTCGCCGACGACTTCAGCGCTGGACTTCAGTTCGACACGGTCCGTGACGCTGATGTTTCCATGCACCTTGCCGTAGATGACGACGGTGTTGGTCTTGATCTCCGCCTTGATGCGGGCGTTCTCACCGACGGTCAGGTTGCCGTCCGAGGAGATTTCGCCCTCGATCTTGCCATCGACCACCAGGTCGTTGGCGAATTTGACGGTGCCTTTGATCTCCACGTCGGAAGAAAGCACATTCCGGGTGGCTCCAGCGGCAGGGCGAGCCTGGGAGGCGGCGCCGGAGGAAGGAGGAGCGGGAACGGAATAGGAAGATGCCGCAGGTGCGGAGGGAGCTGCCGGAGGGAGCTCTTGGGAAGGT
This genomic stretch from Akkermansiaceae bacterium harbors:
- the rarD gene encoding EamA family transporter RarD, which codes for MNPSRSGVLAAIAAFFLWGVLPVFWKLLHFLPPISIVAQRTLWSLVILLLILRLRRETGSLSAGLRSPRAVFWHLLSGVMLSSNWLLYIWATLNDHIIEGALGYYLNPFFNMLFGALWFGERHNRGQLAAIAIAFCGVLLQVQAIGRFPWIAVTLAVTFSLYAVIRKRTPLGSLAGLTAETVLLAPLALGWLILHSSTPADAFGTSPSQFLLVAATGVATAAPLLCFGYAARKISLTTLGILQFIGPTIQFLIGWLLYQEEMGSLRLASFALIWAAVLIYAWDAMRARRTPVA
- a CDS encoding deoxycytidylate deaminase, translated to MSSERLSIPRYAMALAHVASLRSEDPYRKVGAAALDFDNRVIGTAYNGLAPGFIAPDGFWADRDARQKFMLHAEINLCSLFKRGEVKLVATTTMPCTACMQTLCSYGIKEIYYHETYHVSDAPEIARIYGVKLEQITDYPMVK
- a CDS encoding glucose-6-phosphate isomerase, translated to MSWQSYNQSIVRYPKLAFSLDLSLMDIPAGHDASLEGNITKAFTDMRELEGGAIANPDEQRMVGHYWLRTPALAPTAELRAEITGPLAALKTFAENVHTGAVAPPSGGVFEQILLIGIGGSALGPQLVADALGQFSRLPLHFFDNTDPQGIDNVIAKLRKRGLNKTLVLVISKSGGTPETRNGMLEAKAAYDAASLDFGKHTVAITGSGSKLDKYATENGFLARFPMEDWVGGRTSVLSTVGLVPAALQGIDIDALLAGAAAMDAETRKPDAATNAALRLALAWHHAGNGKGEKDMVVLPYKDSLVLFSKYLQQLVMESLGKEHDLDGNVVNQGIAVYGNKGSTDQHAYVQQLRDGVNNFFAVFIEVRKGRNGSSIEVDPGTTSADYLQGFLRGTRKALHESGRKSITISIPEVTPFYLGLLIALFERAVSFYASLVNINAYHQPGVEAGKKAAGIFLDLLNRVRSRLIADAKTADAIAQEVDADPEDVYHCLTHLAANGEVQISIGKTPAEDTFQL
- a CDS encoding adenine phosphoribosyltransferase, with protein sequence MSASAELHAAIRDVIDFPKEGIIFKDITPILADGRLFRRTIDLLCETAGGAKVDKVAGIDARGFIFGAAVADRLEAGFVPIRKKGKLPWRTHQAAYALEYGESVIELHQDAISPGENVLLIDDLLATGGTAAAAAGLLGTLEARIISISFVIELAFLEGRGKLAGHPVHALLTY
- the nadA gene encoding quinolinate synthase NadA; this encodes MPAALDLKEEILALKKARNAVILVHNYQSGDIQDLGDYVGDSLGLAYHAKATDADVIVFCGVHFMAETAKIVNPGKIVVLPDKDAGCSLEQSCPAPQLEAFLKANAEKNYYVIAYINCSGAVKALCDVICTSGNALKIVNQAPPDRPILFVPDENLGAWVMEQTGRKMDLWKGNCYVHVEFTRDSINRIKAEYPDALVVAHPECTQAVRLLADEVCSTEKMVTYVKNAPVKNIIVVTESGMLHRLRKEAPDKNLIAGPTDRCACADCRYMKMNTLEKLRDCLDKLEPRVEMPEDIRKRAEAPLLRMLEQSK
- a CDS encoding polymer-forming cytoskeletal protein produces the protein MADEPKRHRIELVCPDCGHRQLEPAMVVSTQCRSCRGNFQVIDGKAVPRYRAATRLAKVRPEVPASEPQVKVTPFKPQPAVPPKLSLLRRLIFRQKPPREVTCFSCGHTHKAVAEAQSSQCPRCSAYISLRDYVISEPWNRRIQTRGDVMIEKSGVVSGITIQCHHLTVLGELAGSVDCSGDLVIRSHGKILGKVSCRQLRVERGARVEFLNPVTAASAYIDGNVRGQISCTGPITLAKRAHLQGLVKTASLVIKEGARHTGAIEMIQSPKS
- a CDS encoding polymer-forming cytoskeletal protein produces the protein MLSSDVEIKGTVKFANDLVVDGKIEGEISSDGNLTVGENARIKAEIKTNTVVIYGKVHGNISVTDRVELKSSAEVVGDIKAKTLSIEAGAIFVGKSTVGTPAQGAPASKPAAEPKQEELAGTKA